Proteins from a single region of Humidesulfovibrio mexicanus:
- a CDS encoding tRNA (adenine-N1)-methyltransferase has translation MIEPGQLVLVISPTGKRFMQVLDPAKEIHTHDGRILMSDIAEAGFGGIVRSHLGHPYRVLKPTVYELIKGVKRQTQIMYPKEIGYLLLKLGITPGCRVIETGTGSGGLTLALATYVGDSGMVYTYERREEFYKNAAKNLARVGLSHRVTQHLADIEETGFEQTEADALFLDVRVPQDVLHHIPPAVRPGAMCGFLLPTCNQVSDLLRGLEDGPFTEIEALEILVRRYKTVPDRLRPEDRMVAHTGFLVFARCMEKPAPFTRPAKVQAAEDDPEFGPETDGDASAEEPGDAVE, from the coding sequence ATGATCGAACCCGGACAGCTCGTGCTGGTCATCAGCCCCACGGGCAAGCGCTTCATGCAGGTGCTGGACCCGGCAAAGGAAATCCACACCCACGACGGCCGCATCCTCATGAGCGACATCGCGGAGGCGGGCTTTGGCGGCATCGTGCGCTCGCACCTGGGGCACCCGTACCGCGTGCTCAAGCCCACGGTGTACGAACTCATCAAGGGCGTCAAGCGGCAGACCCAGATCATGTACCCCAAGGAGATCGGCTACCTGCTGCTCAAATTGGGCATCACGCCGGGCTGCCGCGTCATCGAGACCGGCACCGGCTCCGGCGGGCTCACCCTGGCCCTGGCCACCTACGTGGGCGATAGCGGCATGGTCTACACCTACGAGCGCCGCGAGGAATTCTACAAGAACGCCGCCAAGAACCTGGCCCGCGTGGGGCTCTCCCACCGCGTCACCCAGCACCTGGCCGACATCGAGGAAACCGGGTTTGAGCAGACCGAGGCCGACGCGCTGTTTCTGGACGTGCGCGTGCCCCAGGACGTGCTGCACCACATCCCGCCCGCCGTGCGGCCTGGGGCCATGTGCGGCTTCCTGCTTCCCACCTGCAACCAGGTGAGCGATTTGCTGCGCGGACTGGAAGACGGCCCCTTCACCGAGATTGAGGCCCTGGAGATTTTGGTGCGGCGCTACAAGACCGTTCCCGACCGCCTGCGCCCCGAGGACCGCATGGTGGCCCACACGGGCTTTCTGGTCTTTGCCCGGTGCATGGAGAAGCCCGCGCCCTTCACCCGGCCGGCCAAGGTCCAGGCCGCGGAGGACGACCCGGAGTTCGGCCCGGAAACCGACGGCGACGCCAGCGCCGAAGAACCCGGCGACGCCGTGGAATAG
- a CDS encoding radical SAM protein has protein sequence MEQGAKRYVFGPVMSGRLGRSLGLDLLGSRICSMNCAYCEAGPLKRLTVTREPYVPAEAVLDELRAWDEERRDRGEPLPDAVTLGGLGEPTLNSDMPRIIAGARAILPGVPVAVLTNASLMPDPAVRAELALADAVLPSLDSLVPEEFARVNRGHRSLDCAAIAEGILAFRRESAARVYLEVLLVAGVNDSDRNLALLKEFCTRLAPHRVDVTTLSRPGTEDWARPVDPATLARWRSELTPLAARSGEASPGIGAGLADTAEKGQEQCGAMSMVEARARIQASLARRPQTAAQLSRALLADPALVARALAGLVADGLAVESRREGAEVYFQTRG, from the coding sequence ATGGAACAGGGCGCCAAGCGGTATGTTTTCGGTCCGGTCATGTCCGGCAGGCTGGGCCGGTCCCTGGGACTGGACCTGCTCGGCTCGCGCATCTGCTCCATGAACTGCGCCTATTGCGAGGCCGGGCCGCTCAAGCGGCTGACGGTCACGCGTGAGCCCTATGTCCCGGCCGAGGCTGTTCTGGACGAACTGCGCGCCTGGGATGAGGAGCGCCGCGACCGGGGCGAGCCCCTGCCGGACGCCGTGACCCTGGGCGGCCTGGGCGAGCCCACCCTCAACTCGGACATGCCGCGCATCATCGCGGGGGCGCGGGCCATTTTGCCCGGTGTGCCCGTGGCCGTGCTGACCAACGCCAGCCTCATGCCCGACCCGGCCGTCCGCGCTGAGCTGGCCCTGGCCGACGCCGTGCTGCCGAGCCTGGACTCCCTTGTGCCGGAGGAGTTCGCCCGAGTGAACCGGGGGCACCGCTCCCTGGATTGCGCGGCCATCGCCGAGGGCATCCTGGCCTTCCGGCGCGAGAGCGCGGCCAGGGTGTATCTGGAGGTGCTGCTGGTGGCGGGCGTCAACGATTCGGACCGCAACCTTGCGCTGCTCAAGGAATTCTGCACGCGCCTGGCCCCGCACCGGGTGGATGTGACGACCCTTTCCCGGCCGGGAACCGAGGACTGGGCCAGGCCCGTGGACCCGGCCACGCTGGCGCGCTGGCGGTCGGAACTGACGCCGCTGGCCGCGAGATCCGGCGAAGCGTCGCCCGGCATCGGCGCGGGGCTTGCGGACACGGCGGAAAAGGGGCAAGAACAGTGCGGGGCCATGTCCATGGTCGAGGCGCGCGCGCGCATCCAGGCATCCCTGGCGCGCAGGCCGCAGACAGCGGCGCAACTTTCCCGCGCGCTTCTTGCCGACCCGGCCCTTGTGGCCCGCGCCCTGGCCGGGCTTGTGGCCGATGGCTTGGCCGTGGAGTCCCGCCGCGAAGGCGCGGAGGTGTACTTCCAGACGCGAGGCTAG
- a CDS encoding Rne/Rng family ribonuclease — MFIGVLPGELVEVVLTEDGAVQEYYVEMLHQAKTKGNIYKGYIHNVDSALQAAFINYGAERNGFLQIDEVHPEYYQGSYPLKKGQRFPLIQKVLRPGQEVLVQVVKEPTGKKGAFVTSYLSLPGRYFVYTLGRDQQGVSRKIEDEKERERLKGCIDQISPPEGVGLIVRTAGIGRAKTELTRDYKYLHRLWGDIRKKAQTEKAPALVYKEMELSVRAARDYLTQEVSEIWVDDPDTAQQIREYVALAFPKSPDMVKVHTDHDRTLWERFGLTRQVEQIYSREVTLPSGGRLVFDHTEALTSVDINSGKIGGEQSFAKMALKTNAEAAQEIARQLRLRDIGGQIVIDFIEMKDNKHLREVEKIMRQALKSDRARTDVSGISPFGLMELVRQRLGSSAISVSTEPCPCCGGTGIRRNLEWQAMQTMKTIHRLLGKPGCPSPLQVHVGQELALYMLNNKRELLTAMGARVDVRVEIVVDPRQP; from the coding sequence ATGTTCATCGGCGTGCTGCCCGGCGAGCTGGTGGAGGTGGTCCTCACCGAGGACGGGGCCGTGCAGGAATATTACGTGGAGATGCTGCACCAGGCCAAGACCAAGGGCAACATCTACAAGGGCTACATCCACAACGTCGACTCCGCCCTGCAGGCCGCCTTCATCAACTACGGGGCCGAGCGCAACGGGTTTCTGCAAATCGACGAGGTGCACCCGGAGTACTACCAGGGCTCCTATCCGCTCAAAAAGGGCCAGCGCTTCCCCCTCATCCAGAAGGTGCTCCGGCCCGGGCAGGAGGTGCTTGTCCAGGTGGTGAAGGAGCCCACGGGCAAGAAGGGCGCCTTTGTCACCAGCTATCTTTCCTTGCCGGGGCGCTACTTCGTCTACACCCTTGGCCGCGACCAGCAGGGCGTTTCCCGCAAGATCGAGGACGAGAAGGAACGCGAACGCCTCAAGGGCTGCATCGACCAGATCTCCCCGCCAGAGGGCGTGGGACTCATCGTGCGCACGGCGGGCATAGGCCGCGCCAAGACCGAGCTCACCCGCGACTACAAGTACCTGCACCGCCTCTGGGGCGACATCCGGAAAAAGGCCCAGACCGAAAAGGCCCCGGCCCTGGTGTACAAGGAGATGGAGCTCTCCGTGCGGGCCGCGCGCGACTACCTCACCCAGGAGGTCAGCGAGATCTGGGTGGACGACCCCGACACCGCCCAGCAGATACGCGAGTACGTGGCCCTGGCCTTCCCCAAAAGCCCGGACATGGTCAAGGTCCACACCGACCACGACCGCACCCTGTGGGAGCGCTTCGGCCTCACCCGGCAGGTGGAGCAGATCTACTCCCGCGAGGTCACCCTGCCCTCCGGCGGGCGGCTGGTGTTCGACCACACCGAGGCCCTCACCAGCGTGGACATCAACTCCGGCAAGATCGGCGGGGAACAGAGCTTCGCCAAAATGGCCCTGAAGACCAACGCCGAGGCCGCCCAAGAGATCGCCCGGCAGCTGCGCTTGCGCGACATCGGCGGCCAGATCGTCATCGACTTCATCGAAATGAAGGACAACAAGCACCTGCGCGAGGTGGAGAAGATCATGCGCCAGGCCCTCAAGAGCGACCGCGCCCGCACCGACGTGTCCGGCATCTCGCCCTTCGGGCTCATGGAGCTGGTGCGCCAGCGCCTGGGCTCCTCGGCCATCAGCGTCTCCACGGAGCCCTGCCCCTGCTGCGGCGGCACGGGCATCCGCCGCAACCTGGAATGGCAGGCCATGCAGACCATGAAGACCATCCACAGGCTTTTGGGCAAGCCCGGCTGCCCCAGCCCGCTGCAGGTGCATGTGGGCCAGGAGCTGGCCCTCTACATGCTGAACAACAAGCGCGAGCTGCTGACCGCCATGGGCGCCCGCGTGGACGTGCGCGTGGAGATCGTGGTGGACCCCAGACAGCCGTAA
- a CDS encoding epoxyqueuosine reductase QueH: protein MPENAMPGPSVAENAILLHACCGPCSITCILRLRDMGFAPTLYSHNPNIHPLMEYLRRRDGLLAVAQRLDVPVILPDQDDPTQAAPDSWLAAMSPLGPAVADMARRCPVCYDLRLAHTAQAARALGFPRFSSTLLYSKYQNHEAIIAAGERHAGPGLDFVPEDFRPGWDEGIRLSKEWEIYRQPYCGCLLSEHDRYRKKVRLRA from the coding sequence ATGCCCGAAAACGCCATGCCCGGCCCATCCGTGGCCGAAAACGCCATTCTGCTGCACGCCTGCTGCGGCCCGTGCAGCATCACCTGCATTCTGCGCCTGCGCGACATGGGCTTTGCGCCCACGCTGTATTCCCACAATCCCAACATCCACCCGCTCATGGAGTATCTGCGCCGCCGCGACGGCCTGCTGGCCGTGGCCCAGCGCCTGGATGTTCCGGTCATCCTGCCGGACCAGGACGACCCGACGCAGGCCGCGCCGGACTCCTGGCTGGCGGCCATGAGCCCCCTTGGCCCGGCCGTGGCCGACATGGCCCGACGCTGCCCCGTGTGCTACGATCTGCGCCTGGCCCACACCGCGCAGGCGGCCAGGGCGCTGGGCTTCCCGCGCTTCAGCTCCACCCTGCTCTACAGCAAGTACCAGAACCACGAGGCCATCATCGCGGCCGGAGAACGCCACGCCGGGCCAGGCCTGGACTTCGTGCCCGAGGACTTCCGCCCCGGCTGGGACGAGGGCATACGCCTGTCGAAGGAATGGGAGATCTACCGCCAGCCCTATTGCGGCTGCCTGCTCTCGGAGCACGACCGCTACCGCAAGAAGGTTCGGCTGCGGGCTTGA
- a CDS encoding nucleotidyltransferase family protein, with protein MPKDKWKQVLVAPETPAMDAVRLIDSTRMQIALVVDASGRLLGTVTDGDVRRAIISGVPLTGPVADIMFRTPTTAPPEADHEALLSLMQTKVLRQIPIVDAAGRVVGLESMMDLLSREVLPNAVVLMAGGRGQRLRPLTDLCPKPLLRIGDKPILEIILETFVAQGFRTFYISINYMAEKVVEHFGDGSRFGASISYLREDQPMGTAGALTLLPPMERPFLVMNGDLLTKVNFAHLLDFHESQGAAATMCVRPYTTQIPYGVVHVEDHKLVRIEEKPTQTVFVNAGIYALSPDALARIPSGQAFDMPALFETLVAEGAPTLAFPVREYWIDIGRVGDYEQAQTDYSRHFG; from the coding sequence ATGCCCAAGGACAAGTGGAAGCAGGTGCTCGTTGCGCCGGAGACCCCGGCCATGGACGCCGTGCGCCTCATCGACTCCACCCGGATGCAGATCGCCCTGGTGGTGGACGCCTCCGGGCGGCTTCTGGGCACCGTCACCGATGGCGACGTGCGCCGGGCCATCATCTCCGGCGTTCCCCTCACCGGGCCGGTGGCGGACATCATGTTCCGCACGCCCACCACGGCCCCGCCCGAGGCCGATCACGAGGCCCTGCTCTCCTTGATGCAGACCAAGGTGCTGCGGCAGATCCCCATCGTGGACGCGGCGGGCCGGGTGGTGGGGCTGGAATCCATGATGGACCTGCTCTCCCGCGAGGTGCTGCCCAATGCCGTGGTGCTCATGGCCGGGGGCAGGGGCCAGCGCCTGCGGCCGCTAACCGACCTGTGCCCCAAGCCGCTGTTGCGCATCGGCGACAAGCCCATCCTGGAGATCATCCTGGAGACCTTCGTGGCCCAGGGCTTCCGCACCTTCTACATCTCCATCAACTACATGGCCGAGAAGGTGGTCGAGCACTTCGGCGACGGCTCCCGCTTCGGAGCGTCCATCAGCTACCTGCGCGAGGACCAGCCCATGGGCACCGCCGGGGCGCTGACCCTGCTGCCGCCCATGGAGCGGCCCTTTCTGGTGATGAACGGCGACCTCTTGACCAAGGTGAACTTCGCCCATTTGCTGGACTTCCATGAGTCGCAGGGGGCGGCCGCCACCATGTGCGTGCGGCCCTACACCACGCAGATTCCCTACGGGGTGGTGCATGTGGAGGACCACAAGCTGGTGCGCATAGAGGAGAAGCCCACCCAGACGGTGTTCGTCAACGCGGGCATTTACGCCCTTTCGCCCGACGCCTTGGCGCGCATTCCGTCCGGCCAGGCCTTTGACATGCCCGCGCTCTTCGAGACGCTTGTGGCCGAGGGCGCGCCCACCTTGGCCTTTCCTGTGCGCGAGTACTGGATCGACATCGGCCGCGTGGGCGACTACGAGCAGGCGCAAACCGACTACTCCCGGCATTTCGGCTAG
- the neuC gene encoding UDP-N-acetylglucosamine 2-epimerase encodes MKRTIAIFTGNRAEYGLQYPIIKAINAHPDLDGYLFVGGAHLDEDFGATKSEIERDGFAIHAEVKMTMRHDTLAATAQAIGTGIVSLSEGLDALKPDFLVVYADRFEGLAAVIAGTQMGIPTAHIEGGDITEGGALDDSVRHAMTKLSHLHFTTNEEAAERVRKLGEEPWRVFNVGFPALDLIAQGNYAAPQELADRYGLDLSRPVAVFTQHSVTTEFEAAAAQVRPALEAMRRLAEEGVQVILTYPNNDAGGKAIIAEIEALMARGLPNLQAHKSLGRRNYHGMLNICGKAGRGVYVGNSSSGIKETAIFGCPVVNIGSRQQGRLRADNVIDTQYDQDQIYAACLKGIHDDAWRAHCATVQNPYGSGDAGPRIAQVLATVALGPALVQKKMTY; translated from the coding sequence CCCATCATCAAGGCCATCAACGCCCACCCGGACCTGGACGGCTATCTGTTCGTTGGCGGGGCGCACCTGGACGAGGACTTCGGGGCCACCAAGAGCGAGATCGAGCGCGACGGCTTCGCCATCCACGCCGAGGTGAAGATGACCATGCGCCACGACACGCTGGCCGCCACGGCCCAGGCCATCGGCACGGGCATCGTCAGCCTTTCCGAGGGGCTGGACGCCCTCAAGCCGGATTTCCTGGTGGTCTACGCCGACCGCTTCGAGGGCCTGGCCGCGGTCATCGCGGGCACGCAGATGGGCATTCCCACCGCGCACATCGAGGGCGGCGACATCACCGAGGGCGGCGCCCTGGACGACAGTGTGCGCCACGCCATGACCAAGCTGTCGCACCTGCACTTCACCACCAACGAGGAGGCCGCCGAGCGCGTGCGCAAGCTGGGCGAGGAGCCCTGGCGCGTGTTCAACGTGGGCTTCCCGGCGCTGGATCTGATCGCCCAGGGCAACTACGCCGCGCCGCAGGAGCTGGCCGACCGCTACGGCCTGGACCTTTCGCGGCCGGTGGCCGTGTTCACCCAGCACTCCGTGACCACGGAGTTCGAGGCCGCGGCGGCCCAGGTGCGCCCGGCCCTGGAGGCCATGCGCAGGCTTGCGGAGGAGGGCGTGCAGGTCATCCTCACCTATCCCAACAACGACGCGGGCGGAAAGGCCATCATCGCCGAGATCGAGGCGCTTATGGCCCGGGGCCTGCCCAACCTGCAGGCCCACAAGAGCCTGGGGCGGCGCAACTATCACGGTATGCTGAACATCTGCGGCAAGGCCGGGCGCGGCGTGTACGTGGGCAACTCCTCCAGCGGCATCAAGGAGACGGCCATCTTCGGCTGCCCGGTGGTGAACATCGGCTCGCGCCAGCAGGGCCGCCTGCGCGCGGACAACGTCATCGACACCCAGTACGACCAGGACCAGATTTACGCCGCCTGCCTGAAGGGCATCCACGACGACGCCTGGCGCGCCCACTGCGCCACGGTGCAGAACCCCTACGGCTCCGGCGACGCCGGGCCGCGCATCGCCCAGGTGCTGGCCACGGTTGCGCTCGGCCCCGCCCTGGTGCAGAAGAAGATGACCTACTAG